One genomic segment of Streptomyces sp. NBC_00239 includes these proteins:
- a CDS encoding YybH family protein gives MPAFPSPPVGARPGAAPETAADVWRVITTMYEAYSAGDRARIDACLDPEATVWDSGTAGLLFGKPDLDRVREERPAAGEGPVEAGLEPYGQVVDVFGDIAVLRFWLRVDFAPDPSAGELRPELVRNTAVLRQGADARWRIVHLHEDVQQPGGAPLGDD, from the coding sequence ATGCCCGCATTCCCCTCGCCCCCCGTCGGTGCCCGCCCCGGCGCGGCTCCTGAGACGGCAGCCGATGTGTGGCGAGTGATCACCACCATGTACGAGGCCTACTCGGCCGGGGACCGCGCGCGGATCGACGCCTGTCTGGACCCGGAGGCGACCGTGTGGGATTCCGGTACTGCCGGGCTGCTCTTCGGGAAGCCGGACCTGGACCGGGTGCGCGAGGAACGCCCGGCCGCTGGAGAGGGGCCGGTGGAGGCCGGGCTGGAGCCGTACGGGCAGGTCGTGGACGTCTTCGGTGACATCGCGGTGCTGCGTTTCTGGCTGCGGGTGGACTTCGCGCCCGACCCGTCGGCCGGTGAGCTGCGCCCCGAGCTGGTCCGCAACACCGCGGTCCTGCGGCAGGGCGCCGACGCGCGGTGGCGCATCGTCCACCTGCACGAGGACGTGCAGCAGCCGGGCGGTGCTCCCCTCGGCGATGACTGA
- a CDS encoding hydantoinase/oxoprolinase family protein encodes MTYRVAMDIGGTFTDVVAYDEHSGTYFAAKAPTTPGDLAEGVFASLGRAVDSPGDISFFVHGTTQGLNALLERKGARVLLLTSAGMRDVYHIARGNRDRMFDLHYRKPKPLVERRDTMEAGGRFDWRGTELEPLDEDAVRAAARRAKDEGFDAVAVSFLFSYVNPDHELLAGKILEQELGEDVVVVLSHQVAGEWREYERTSSAVLEAYTGPVVRRYLGRIEGRFAEHGLTVPVQVMQSSGGIVNAAYARRHPLQTLLSGPVGGTMGGAAAVGLLGRRNAICVDMGGTSFDVSLVLDGRPDVSNEGSADGFPVLMPLVNLQTIGAGGGSLAYAEAGGLRVGPESAGAVPGPACYGRGGTRATVTDANAVLGRVDPDWFAGGHMTLDVAAARQAVAALAGELGLEPLELASGICDVANAKMAQAIRTLTVEHGLEPGEFVLLAFGGAGPMHAVEIARELGIGEVVVPRFPGAFSAWGMLGTEVRRDLTRQFFTLAADLDGDAMARALAGQEAEALAELAQQGVPEERQRVEHVVDMRYEGQDYTLAVPLLSATEPADEDFLATAAERFAALHERRYGHATPEAPVEFVTLRSTALGALPEAAPVPYAADEAACDTVRQRPVVFGGRSYDTTVLRRERLAPGQRLEGPAVIVEATSTTVVPPDSSVSVDENGFLVIKVGATA; translated from the coding sequence ATGACATACCGGGTGGCCATGGACATCGGTGGAACCTTCACCGACGTCGTCGCCTATGACGAACACAGCGGTACCTACTTCGCGGCCAAGGCGCCCACGACGCCGGGTGACCTGGCCGAGGGAGTCTTCGCCTCGCTGGGCCGGGCGGTGGACTCGCCCGGCGACATCTCCTTCTTCGTGCACGGGACCACGCAGGGCCTCAACGCCCTGCTGGAGCGCAAGGGCGCCCGCGTCCTGCTGCTCACGTCGGCCGGGATGCGGGACGTCTACCACATCGCCCGCGGCAACCGGGACCGGATGTTCGACCTGCACTACCGCAAGCCGAAGCCGCTGGTGGAGCGCCGCGACACGATGGAGGCGGGCGGCCGCTTCGACTGGCGCGGCACCGAACTCGAGCCCCTCGACGAGGACGCCGTACGGGCCGCCGCCCGACGTGCGAAGGACGAGGGCTTCGACGCCGTCGCCGTGTCATTCCTCTTCTCGTACGTGAACCCGGACCACGAGCTGCTGGCCGGGAAGATCCTGGAGCAGGAGCTCGGCGAGGACGTCGTCGTGGTGCTGTCGCACCAGGTGGCCGGCGAGTGGCGCGAGTACGAGCGGACGTCCTCGGCCGTCCTGGAGGCGTACACGGGCCCTGTGGTGCGCCGCTATCTGGGCCGGATCGAGGGGCGGTTCGCGGAGCACGGCCTGACCGTCCCGGTCCAGGTGATGCAGTCCTCGGGCGGCATCGTGAACGCCGCCTACGCCCGCCGCCACCCCTTGCAGACCCTGCTGTCCGGGCCGGTCGGCGGCACCATGGGCGGCGCGGCGGCCGTAGGGCTGCTGGGCCGGCGCAACGCGATCTGCGTGGACATGGGCGGCACCTCCTTCGACGTGTCGCTGGTCCTCGACGGCCGCCCCGACGTCTCCAACGAGGGCTCTGCGGACGGCTTCCCGGTCCTGATGCCGCTGGTCAACCTGCAGACCATCGGCGCCGGCGGCGGCTCCCTCGCCTATGCCGAGGCCGGGGGCCTGCGCGTGGGACCGGAATCCGCCGGAGCCGTCCCCGGCCCGGCCTGCTACGGGCGCGGCGGTACGCGGGCCACCGTCACCGACGCCAACGCGGTGCTCGGACGCGTCGACCCGGACTGGTTCGCCGGCGGCCACATGACGCTCGACGTGGCCGCGGCCCGGCAGGCCGTCGCCGCTCTCGCCGGTGAGCTCGGTCTGGAGCCGCTGGAACTGGCGAGCGGGATCTGTGACGTCGCCAATGCCAAGATGGCCCAGGCGATCCGTACGCTCACCGTCGAACACGGCTTGGAGCCCGGCGAGTTCGTGCTGCTGGCGTTCGGCGGCGCGGGCCCGATGCACGCCGTGGAGATCGCCCGCGAGCTCGGCATCGGCGAGGTCGTCGTGCCGCGTTTCCCCGGCGCGTTCTCCGCCTGGGGCATGCTCGGCACCGAGGTCCGCCGCGACCTCACCCGCCAGTTCTTCACCCTGGCCGCCGACCTGGACGGCGATGCCATGGCGCGGGCCCTGGCAGGCCAGGAGGCCGAAGCACTGGCCGAACTCGCCCAGCAGGGCGTCCCCGAGGAGCGCCAGCGCGTCGAGCACGTCGTCGACATGCGGTACGAGGGCCAGGACTACACCCTCGCCGTGCCGCTGCTCTCCGCCACCGAGCCGGCCGACGAGGATTTCCTCGCCACCGCCGCCGAACGCTTCGCCGCCCTCCACGAACGCCGCTACGGCCACGCCACGCCCGAGGCGCCCGTCGAGTTCGTCACCCTGCGCAGCACCGCGCTCGGCGCGCTGCCCGAGGCCGCACCGGTGCCGTACGCCGCCGACGAGGCCGCCTGCGACACCGTCCGGCAGCGGCCGGTCGTGTTCGGCGGCCGCTCGTACGACACCACCGTTCTGCGCCGAGAGCGGCTGGCGCCCGGGCAGCGCCTCGAAGGGCCTGCGGTCATCGTGGAGGCCACCTCCACCACCGTCGTCCCCCCGGACTCGTCGGTCTCCGTCGACGAGAACGGCTTCCTCGTCATCAAGGTTGGAGCCACGGCATGA
- a CDS encoding hydantoinase B/oxoprolinase family protein: MTDTDSRVVDPVTTEIIRCALMQAAEDMNTTLIRSSYTPTIYEAKDCAVALLDRDHNVLGQSSGLPIFLGNLEVCTRATEETYGADVWKPGDVWVLNDSYIGGTHLNDVTVYAPIFTEDTADGELIGFAASRAHWIDMGSKDPGGSMDSTSIHQEGLRMGPLKIYEGGEPCEQAHSLIARNVRFPQPTLGDMRAQVACARTGARRFAEIVRRWGLPTVLAARDAIFAQTERLEREQIAAIPDGVYEATGYLDNDGIDLRTPLHVTVRVEIDGDRMTMDVTDCADQATGPVNCGAAQTVAACRVGYKLLVSGDVPLNGGSFRPLKVLTRPGTMLAAVEPAACQYYYSHLGLVIDLVVQALAPAVPSRAAAASYGDSMIVQFTGTDPRNGRLFVSQEATVGGWGAWQTDDGESCLINNVNGSLRDMPVEVLETLFPVRVTEYAIRTDSGGAGRTRGGNGVVRQYTFEADQDLSLWWERSVTPAWGVFGGGAGAAPRVVLNPGRDGERELLKVNALAVRRGDVLRCESGGGGGFGPVAERPAGAVREDLRQGLLSHGRAASAYGVED, from the coding sequence ATGACCGACACCGACAGCCGGGTCGTCGACCCGGTCACCACCGAGATCATCCGCTGCGCGCTCATGCAGGCCGCGGAGGACATGAACACCACCCTCATCCGGTCTTCCTACACGCCCACCATCTACGAGGCGAAGGACTGCGCGGTCGCCCTCCTCGACCGGGACCACAACGTGCTCGGCCAGTCCTCGGGCCTGCCGATCTTCCTGGGCAACCTGGAGGTGTGCACCCGGGCCACCGAGGAGACGTACGGCGCGGACGTCTGGAAGCCCGGCGACGTGTGGGTCCTCAACGACTCCTACATCGGCGGCACACACCTCAACGACGTCACCGTCTACGCGCCGATCTTCACCGAGGACACCGCCGACGGGGAGCTGATCGGCTTCGCCGCGTCCCGTGCGCACTGGATCGACATGGGATCCAAGGACCCCGGCGGTTCGATGGACTCCACCTCGATCCACCAGGAGGGCCTGCGGATGGGCCCGTTGAAGATCTACGAGGGCGGCGAACCCTGCGAGCAGGCACACTCGTTGATCGCCCGCAACGTCCGCTTCCCGCAGCCCACCCTCGGGGACATGCGCGCCCAGGTGGCCTGCGCCCGCACCGGCGCGCGGCGGTTCGCCGAGATCGTCCGCCGCTGGGGGCTGCCGACCGTCCTCGCCGCGCGGGACGCCATCTTCGCGCAGACCGAGCGGCTCGAGCGGGAGCAGATCGCGGCCATTCCCGACGGTGTCTACGAGGCGACCGGCTACCTGGACAACGACGGCATCGACCTGCGCACCCCGCTGCACGTCACCGTGCGCGTCGAGATCGACGGCGACCGGATGACCATGGACGTCACCGACTGCGCCGACCAGGCCACCGGGCCCGTCAACTGCGGCGCGGCGCAGACCGTCGCCGCCTGCCGGGTCGGCTACAAACTGCTGGTCAGCGGCGACGTCCCGCTCAACGGCGGTTCCTTCCGGCCGCTGAAGGTGCTCACCCGGCCGGGCACCATGCTCGCTGCCGTCGAGCCGGCCGCGTGCCAGTACTACTACTCCCACCTCGGGCTGGTCATCGACCTGGTGGTCCAGGCGCTGGCGCCCGCGGTGCCCTCGCGGGCGGCCGCCGCCAGCTACGGCGACTCGATGATCGTGCAGTTCACCGGGACCGACCCGCGCAACGGCAGGCTCTTCGTCTCCCAGGAGGCGACGGTCGGCGGCTGGGGCGCCTGGCAGACCGACGACGGCGAGTCCTGCCTGATCAACAACGTCAACGGCTCCCTGCGGGACATGCCCGTGGAGGTGCTGGAGACGCTGTTCCCCGTACGGGTCACCGAGTACGCGATCCGTACCGACTCCGGCGGGGCGGGCCGCACCCGCGGCGGCAACGGCGTGGTGCGCCAGTACACCTTCGAGGCCGACCAGGACCTGTCGCTGTGGTGGGAGCGTTCCGTGACTCCCGCGTGGGGCGTCTTCGGCGGCGGCGCCGGCGCGGCGCCCCGCGTTGTCCTCAACCCCGGCCGGGACGGCGAGCGCGAACTGCTCAAGGTGAACGCGCTGGCCGTGCGCCGGGGCGACGTGCTGCGCTGCGAGAGCGGCGGGGGCGGCGGGTTCGGTCCCGTCGCCGAGCGTCCGGCCGGGGCGGTACGGGAAGACCTCCGGCAGGGGCTGCTGAGCCATGGGCGGGCAGCGTCCGCCTACGGCGTGGAGGACTGA
- the exaC gene encoding acetaldehyde dehydrogenase ExaC translates to MTRYAAPGSEGSIMSYASRYDHWIGGAYVPPARGRYFENPSPVNGQPFAEIARGTAEDVERALDAAHAAAPAWGRVPASERSTILLRIADRMEQNLERLAVAESWENGKPVRETLAADIPLAIDHFRYFAGAVRAQEGALSEVDEDTVAYHFHEPLGVVGQIIPWNFPILMAVWKLAPALAAGNAVVLKPAEQTPASVHFWLSLVADLLPPGVLNIVNGFGEEAGKPLASSPRVAKIAFTGETATGRLIMQYAAEHLKPVTLELGGKSPNIFFDDVWAVDDDLRDKALEGFTMFALNQGEVCTCPSRALIERGRYGDFLDAAVARTELIVPGHPLDTETMIGAQASAEQLKKVLSYLEIGLQEGAKILTGGQQISYDGEMAGGYYVQPTIFEGDNRMRIFQEEIFGPVVSVTSFQDFDDAIRIANDTAYGLGAGVWTRDINNAYRAGRAIQAGRVWTNCYHAYPAHAAFGGYKQSGIGRETHKMMLDHYQQTKNLLVSYSPKKLGFF, encoded by the coding sequence ATGACCCGCTACGCAGCGCCGGGCAGCGAGGGCTCGATCATGTCGTACGCGTCCCGCTACGACCACTGGATCGGCGGCGCGTACGTGCCGCCGGCCCGCGGCCGGTACTTCGAGAACCCCTCGCCCGTCAACGGGCAGCCGTTCGCCGAGATCGCCCGCGGCACCGCCGAGGACGTCGAGCGCGCCCTCGACGCGGCGCACGCGGCCGCACCCGCCTGGGGCCGGGTGCCCGCCTCGGAGCGCTCCACGATCCTGCTGCGCATCGCGGACCGGATGGAGCAGAACCTCGAACGCCTCGCGGTCGCCGAGAGCTGGGAGAACGGCAAGCCCGTACGCGAGACGCTCGCGGCCGACATCCCGCTCGCCATCGACCACTTCCGCTACTTCGCGGGCGCGGTACGTGCCCAGGAGGGCGCCCTCAGCGAGGTCGACGAGGACACGGTCGCCTACCACTTCCACGAACCGCTGGGCGTGGTCGGCCAGATCATCCCGTGGAACTTCCCGATCCTGATGGCGGTGTGGAAGCTGGCGCCGGCGCTCGCCGCGGGCAACGCGGTCGTGCTCAAGCCCGCCGAACAGACCCCGGCCTCGGTGCACTTCTGGCTGAGCCTGGTCGCGGACCTGCTGCCGCCCGGGGTCCTGAACATCGTCAACGGCTTCGGCGAGGAGGCGGGCAAGCCGCTCGCGTCGAGCCCCCGCGTCGCCAAGATCGCCTTCACCGGGGAGACCGCGACCGGCCGGCTGATCATGCAGTACGCGGCCGAACACCTGAAGCCGGTCACCCTCGAACTCGGCGGCAAGAGCCCCAACATCTTCTTCGACGACGTGTGGGCCGTCGACGACGACCTGCGCGACAAGGCCCTCGAAGGCTTCACGATGTTCGCCCTCAACCAGGGCGAGGTGTGCACGTGTCCCTCGCGGGCCCTCATCGAGCGCGGCCGCTACGGAGACTTCCTCGACGCGGCGGTCGCCCGCACCGAACTCATCGTGCCCGGCCACCCGCTGGACACGGAGACGATGATCGGCGCGCAGGCCTCCGCCGAACAGCTGAAGAAGGTCCTGTCGTACCTGGAGATCGGCCTGCAGGAGGGCGCGAAGATCCTGACGGGCGGACAACAGATCAGCTACGACGGGGAGATGGCGGGCGGCTACTACGTCCAGCCGACGATCTTCGAGGGCGACAACCGCATGCGGATCTTCCAGGAGGAGATCTTCGGCCCGGTCGTCTCCGTGACGTCCTTCCAGGACTTCGACGACGCGATCCGCATCGCGAACGACACGGCGTACGGCCTCGGCGCGGGCGTCTGGACCCGCGACATCAACAACGCCTACCGCGCCGGCCGCGCCATCCAGGCAGGCCGCGTCTGGACGAACTGCTACCACGCCTACCCCGCCCACGCGGCCTTCGGCGGCTACAAGCAGTCCGGCATCGGCCGCGAAACCCACAAAATGATGCTGGACCACTACCAGCAGACCAAAAACCTCCTGGTCAGCTACTCCCCCAAGAAGCTCGGCTTCTTCTAG